The window GTGAAAGATTATCGACGGGCGAGGGTGAAACTCGCCAAGGAGGCCGGAGATGTCATGGCGCTCAAGATGCGCAGGGAAACAGAGCGGTTCTTCCGTTCCGCATGGTTCGGTCAGCTGACGGCTTTGGACGGCGAGCTTCTGCTCGAAAAGCTGGAGGAGGAGTCTGAATGACGGCAAAAGAGTACTTGGCGCAGGCGCGGAATATCGACCAGCGCATCAATGACAAGCTTGCCTATGTGGCGTAGCTGCATGATATGGCAACGAACGTTAGCGCGGTCATCAGCAATATGCCGAAGAGTCCGAGTCCGAACAATCAGAAGATGGAAAGCATCATTGTGCGGCTCGCGGACACAGAAGCGGAAATCAATGCGGACATCGACCGTCTGGTGACTCTGAAACTTGAGATTATGAATACAATCTGGCAGGTCGAGGACGCAAAAGCCTGCGCCGTTCTTGAGCGACGCTACCACAGCTTTAAATCGTGGGAGGAAATCGCAGCCGAACTGAATGTCAGCGTGCGATGGGTGCATAAGATTCACGGCAAGGCGCTGGAAGATGTAGAAAAATTTTTGAAAAAGGACAGGGAAATGCACTAGACTGCACAAGAGTTCACAAAGGTTCATATTGCGTTCACTAGGTTGATTTTGATATGATAGAATCAGCAAGAATAGGAAGAAGCCATCGAGGGAGAAATCCCGTCGGTGGCTTTTTTGTTGGAGGTGCGAGATGCCGAGGAAACCGAAACGCCCGTGCCGCATAACAGGCTGCCCGAATCTAACAGACAAGAAGAGCGGCTACTGCGAGAAGCACGAGAAGCCGATGCAGCGGCACTACGAACGATTCACTCGTGGCTACAGACAGCATGAGCGGTACGGCAGTGCGTGGCGTAGGATTCGCGACCGTCATTTGATGCGAGAACCGCTGTGCGAGATGTGCAGAGCGCACGGACGCTTTGTGGCGGCGACGCTCGTGCATCACATCAAGCCGCTCGGCGATGGCGGCACGCATGACGAGAGCAATCTCATGTCGCTCTGCGTGTCGTGTCATGAGCGGATTCATCATAGAAGATGTGAAAAAAATAGACCGTAGCGAAATGCTACGGTCATAAAAGTCTAGGCTGAGTCCGTCAATACCCGTATACGTTGAAATCAACATGGTGATAAAAGACACTGTTGTTGAAATGTTAGATACCATAGGCAACACTCCTTTGATAGATAATGAACCTAAGTGCTCCATGTCAGGCATTATCTTTAGAGTTTGTTGCAAGTATTGTTGGACTCCCTGGAGCAACTAAATTATACATCATTTCGCGTGAAAAGTCTAGTTTAGCCCCCGGGGGGAGGTAAAATCTCCAAAACCGCGCCATTGCTGGACCGGCGATGGATCACGCGCGAAAAAAGACCAGTTCAAACGGGGTATTAAAGAAACGAGGTGAAACGATGGCGAAGGACGGCACGCACCGAGGCGGCAGGCGCATCCGTGCGGGAGACAAGCCCGACGCTCTGGTGGACAAGATTGCAGGCGGCAGGGCGGCAAACATCATGGAGCTTCCCATGATGGAACTGGACGGAGCAGACCTTGCAGATGCAGCAGAGCTTTTCGGTGCAGATATGCCGAATCCGAGCGAGTACCTGTCGGCACGGCAACGAAACGGTAAGCCGCTCGGCGCGGATGATATTTTCCGCGAAACATGGCTGTGGCTCAAGGAGCGAGGATGCGAGCGATTGGTGAATCCACGCTTGCTCGAAAGTTACGCGCAGGCCTTCGCCCGTTTCATCCAATGCGAGGAAGCTGTGAGCCAATACGGGCTTATCGGCAAGCATCCGACGACAGGCGGCGCGATTGCAAGCCCCTTCGTTCAGATGGGGCAGGCATTCCAGAAGCAGTCCAACTTGCTCTGGTACGAGATTTTCGACATCGTGAAGCAGAACTGCACGACGACGTTCAGCGGCTCGCCGCAGGAAGACCGAATGGAGCAGCTGCTCCGATCGAGGAAATAAAAGAAGCACCAATCCGTAGATAGCGCTTCTTGGTTTGTGCTACGGTTAATCGAGATCTTGGCTCAGGTCAAGTACTCCTGCACAATACCAGAACAGTCCATTTAAAAATCCATTATCGTTTTTGTAGGTAGTTTCGGTAGAATTTCTTCCGGTATTGGGGGAAACAGCACTCAAGAACCTTATGACTCTTTTATCTGTCTTATATGTGCTGAAGCGCATGACCTCCGGAGAATGCTTAGCAGCATTTCCATGGCCATCGGCACCACCCGAGCCATAATAGACCAGACAGGAAATAATTGCCACACCATCTGAGAGCTCATACTTACAGCTCGTCTTATCCAAAAAAATAGTTCCGTATTCAGTAAGCCCTACGAGAGGATAATTCATGTCCCCGTACATATAGTTATCTTGTATCTTGTCGCCTTGTTTTGGAAATGCCGGGATTGTCCCCGTTGTGTTTTTGTATATCCGTTCTTTATTGGTAATATCATAGCCTTCGTAGGGGCTGGCATATGCTGTCATGACAGAAAGCAAAAAAATGCTGAGTAGAGAGAATATCATCTTTTTCATGGTTTAGTTCCTCTTTTCTGGTAGCTAAAAGATTCTACTTTGATTGTTCGAATCCAATCTCATAGGATATAACCTTTCTTGTATCGTTATCTATGTCCAGCAGAACATAGTTTACTGTATTGGTATAAACAAAGGTTTTCACGGATGGTTCATTTTGAATTATCGTGTTCGGATTTCCGCATGATTCTTTTACTTTGGATTCTGGCCAACCGATTGCAGCAAAGTTTTCGATATCTGGGCTTTCATTTTTTCCATTGACTATTCGGGGATACACTTTGATAGTACTTATATGATTGTCTATTGTCGTGATCGTACCGTAATTGAACATAATCTGTTCAACGCGAGTTCTTCCCACTTGAATAGGCCCGGATGAGTTTACTGCTTTTCCAAGAAGATATTCTGCATCTACCAAGTTTATATGCTCACCTAATCCTATGCGAACAAAAGAAAGCGTGGGGAAGCGATTGTTGATGGAACATAGTTGTGCTTTGAAGATAACACGAGCACTTGGTCGGTTGATTGGAGGGGCTTCTATGGCATATGAAATTGCCGGTATACAGATGAGGATGGAGAGAAAACAGATACATTGGCTGACCGCTCTGTTTAGCATCTCATATCAATCCTTTCCCGAGAGTAATCTACACAAATTGATTCGGCAATAGCCGTAAAAAATCCTGCTCGATCAAGAAGGAGGTTAAAGATTGGATAAAACAACATCTGAGATGAAGCTCGTACCCATCGACAAACTCGTGCCCTATGCCAACAACGCACGGACACATTCGCAGGAGCAGATCAACAAGCTGCGCGGCAGTCTGCGCGAGTTCGGCTTCATCAATCCCGTCATCATCGACAAGGACTATGGCATCCTCGCAGGGCACGGACGTGTTGCTGCTGCCAAGGCGGAGGGTATGGAGAGCGTACCTTGTGTCTTTGCCGAGCATCTGACCGAAGCGCAGAAGAAAGCCTACATCCTCGCGGATAACCGCTTCGCGCTCGATGCGGGATGGGACGAGGAAATGCTACGCATCGAGATGGAAGCCTTGCAGGGCATGGACTTCGATGTATCTCTCACCGGCTTCGACGAAGCGGAGATTGCCGATTTGCTCTCAACGGACGACGAAGCGCAGGAGGACGATTTTGATGTGGATGCCGAATTGCAGAAACCTTGTGTCACTCAACCGGGCGACCTTTGGCATCTGGGAAAGCATCGCGTCCTCTGCGGAGATTCGACAAAACTCGAAAGCTATGAGCGTCTGCTCGGCAACGAGAAGGTCAACCTCGTCTGCACGGACCCGCCGTATATGGTGAAGCTCGAAAGCACGTCGGGGAAAATCAAGAACGACGATTTGAATGACAAGGACGCCTACGAATTTCTCAAATCTGCCTTCACGGCATTCCACTCCGCGATGGCAGTGGATGCTTCCATCTACGTATTCTACGCAACGGCAAAAGCCTGCATCTTTCATGACGCTTATGAAGATGCGGGCTTTAAAGTTGGTGCGGGACTTGTGTGGAAGAAGGATCGCCTCGTACTCACGCGTACGGACTGGAAGTACATCCACGAACCCATCATCTGGGGCTGGCGCAAGGATGGCAAGCATAAGTGGTACGGCGACCAGAAGCAGACGACAGTCTTTTCTTTCGACCGCATCAAGGACTCGAAAAAGGACGGCTGCGGTCATCCGTCCTCGAAGCCCGTGCCGCTTCTGGCATATCTCATCAAGCAGTGTACGCAGACAAACGGCATCGTGCTCGACGGTTTCCTCGGCTCGGCATCGACGCTCATCGCCTGTGAGCAGTTGGGGCGCATCTGCTACGGCGTGGAGCTTGAGCCGAAGTTCGTGGATGTAGCGGTGGAAAGATACATTCAGAGCAAAGATGGAGTGCCAGAAGATGTGTATTTGGAGCGCGATGGAGAGCGTATTCCGTATGTGAATGTAGCGAAATCAAAGGAGGAAGAGTGATGCGTGTATTTTTGAATCCAGGACACGCCCCAAACGGAGAGCCGGATCCCGGAGCCTGCGGCTGGGGGATTAGGGAATGCGACATTGCAAAGAATGTCGCAGATTTGGTGGCGGGCTATCTCACTGCCGCAGGTGTGGAGGTCGTGGGAAATCTCCAATCGGACAGTTTGGAGGAAGTCGTCGATGCCTCCAACGAGAGCGAAGCCGACCTTTTCATCTCCATCCACTGCAATGCCTGCAACGGGAATGCGCGAGGCACGGAAGTCTGGTATTACCACCGAAGCGCATACGGAGAAATGCTTGCCGATTGCATTCGCCATCAGATCGTCGATGTGCTCGGCACGGCAGATCGCGGCAGCAAAGGCGCGAAGCCCGGCGTCAACGGCTTGTATGTTCTGAACAACACGGGCGCGACAGCGGTCTTGGTGGAGCTTGCCTTTATCGACAACGAACAGGATGCACAGCTTCTGCGCGACAAACAGGATGAATTTGCCCGTGCCATCGCACGCGGCGTAACGGATTACGAACAGGAGGTTTTTTAGATGGTGGATTGGAAAATGCTGCAAAG of the Selenomonas sputigena genome contains:
- a CDS encoding site-specific DNA-methyltransferase translates to MDKTTSEMKLVPIDKLVPYANNARTHSQEQINKLRGSLREFGFINPVIIDKDYGILAGHGRVAAAKAEGMESVPCVFAEHLTEAQKKAYILADNRFALDAGWDEEMLRIEMEALQGMDFDVSLTGFDEAEIADLLSTDDEAQEDDFDVDAELQKPCVTQPGDLWHLGKHRVLCGDSTKLESYERLLGNEKVNLVCTDPPYMVKLESTSGKIKNDDLNDKDAYEFLKSAFTAFHSAMAVDASIYVFYATAKACIFHDAYEDAGFKVGAGLVWKKDRLVLTRTDWKYIHEPIIWGWRKDGKHKWYGDQKQTTVFSFDRIKDSKKDGCGHPSSKPVPLLAYLIKQCTQTNGIVLDGFLGSASTLIACEQLGRICYGVELEPKFVDVAVERYIQSKDGVPEDVYLERDGERIPYVNVAKSKEEE
- a CDS encoding DUF1492 domain-containing protein, which gives rise to MATNVSAVISNMPKSPSPNNQKMESIIVRLADTEAEINADIDRLVTLKLEIMNTIWQVEDAKACAVLERRYHSFKSWEEIAAELNVSVRWVHKIHGKALEDVEKFLKKDREMH
- a CDS encoding HNH endonuclease, which codes for MPRKPKRPCRITGCPNLTDKKSGYCEKHEKPMQRHYERFTRGYRQHERYGSAWRRIRDRHLMREPLCEMCRAHGRFVAATLVHHIKPLGDGGTHDESNLMSLCVSCHERIHHRRCEKNRP
- a CDS encoding N-acetylmuramoyl-L-alanine amidase family protein, coding for MRVFLNPGHAPNGEPDPGACGWGIRECDIAKNVADLVAGYLTAAGVEVVGNLQSDSLEEVVDASNESEADLFISIHCNACNGNARGTEVWYYHRSAYGEMLADCIRHQIVDVLGTADRGSKGAKPGVNGLYVLNNTGATAVLVELAFIDNEQDAQLLRDKQDEFARAIARGVTDYEQEVF
- a CDS encoding P27 family phage terminase small subunit, with protein sequence MAKDGTHRGGRRIRAGDKPDALVDKIAGGRAANIMELPMMELDGADLADAAELFGADMPNPSEYLSARQRNGKPLGADDIFRETWLWLKERGCERLVNPRLLESYAQAFARFIQCEEAVSQYGLIGKHPTTGGAIASPFVQMGQAFQKQSNLLWYEIFDIVKQNCTTTFSGSPQEDRMEQLLRSRK